The Macrobrachium rosenbergii isolate ZJJX-2024 chromosome 46, ASM4041242v1, whole genome shotgun sequence genome has a window encoding:
- the LOC136830033 gene encoding uncharacterized protein encodes MGETNGPRQRYLRRVWVAEAEEAENGYLLEDARERYVTTSGSTFTNPRPREKQEEEKMPPASVWGPSSPLSTPPITFWRAHRSRIPGGTTHGFRRSAEFTTPIKVALDPPSWPGWGT; translated from the exons ATGG GTGAGACCAACGGCCCCCGCCAGAGATACCTGAGGCGCGTCTGGGTGGCCGAAGCAGAAGAGGCGGAAAACGGTTATCTGTTAGAAGACGCGCGGGAGCGCTACGTAACGACTTCTGGGAGCACCTTCACTAACCCGCGTCCTcgagaaaaacaagaagaagaaaag ATGCCACCAGCATCAGTCTGGGGACCTTCCTCCCCCCTGAGTACCCCTCCAATCACCTTCTGGAGGGCCCACAGGTCCAGGATCCCTGGTGGGACAACCCACGGTTTCCGGAGGAGTGCTGAATTCACGACGCCCATCAAGGTGGCCCTGGACCCACCGTCATGGCCGGGATGGGGTACCTGA